From the genome of Culicoidibacter larvae, one region includes:
- the rpsG gene encoding 30S ribosomal protein S7, whose amino-acid sequence MPRKGAVAKRDVLPDPIYNSKMVTRLINKIMIDGKRGTAQNILYGAFNIIAEKTEQEPMAVFEQALENIMPILEVKARRVGGANYQVPIEVTPERKVTLGLRWLVNYSRLRGEKTMEIRLANEIMDAANGNGASVKKREDTHKMAEANRAFAHYRW is encoded by the coding sequence ATGCCACGTAAAGGAGCAGTCGCAAAACGCGATGTATTGCCAGATCCGATTTATAACTCGAAAATGGTGACACGCCTTATTAATAAAATTATGATCGACGGTAAACGTGGAACTGCACAAAACATTTTATATGGTGCGTTCAACATTATCGCTGAAAAAACTGAGCAAGAGCCAATGGCAGTTTTCGAACAAGCGTTAGAAAACATTATGCCGATTCTTGAAGTAAAAGCTCGCCGTGTTGGTGGTGCAAACTACCAAGTACCGATCGAGGTAACACCTGAGCGTAAAGTTACATTAGGACTTCGTTGGTTAGTTAATTATTCACGTCTTCGTGGAGAGAAAACTATGGAAATCCGTCTTGCTAACGAAATCATGGATGCTGCTAATGGAAATGGAGCATCAGTGAAAAAACGTGAAGATACACATAAGATGGCAGAAGCAAACCGTGCGTTTGCACACTACCGTTGGTAA
- the tuf gene encoding elongation factor Tu codes for MAKEKFDRSKPHVNIGTIGHVDHGKTTLTAAITTVLAKNGGGQAMGYDQIDGAPEERERGITINTSHVEYETANRHYAHVDCPGHADYVKNMITGAAQMDGAILVVSASDGPMPQTREHILLSNQVGVGYIVVFMNKCDMVDDEELLELVEMDIRDLLSEYNFPGDDTPVIQGSALKALEGDAGYEAKILELMEAVDTYIPTPERDTDKPFLMPVEDVLTITGRGTVATGRVERGQINLNDNVEIVGFGETRTVVVTGIEMFRKLLDFAEAGDNIGALLRGVDRNEIERGQVLSKPGSVTPHKKFKAQVYVLSKEEGGRHTPFFNNYRPQFYFRTTDVTGVVTLPEGTEMVMPGDNVEMIVELITTIAVENGTKFSIREGGRTVGAGSVVEIME; via the coding sequence ATGGCAAAAGAAAAATTTGACCGTTCAAAACCCCATGTTAATATCGGAACTATCGGACACGTTGACCATGGGAAAACAACTTTAACAGCAGCTATTACTACTGTATTAGCTAAAAATGGTGGAGGACAAGCAATGGGTTACGACCAAATTGATGGTGCTCCTGAAGAACGTGAACGTGGTATTACAATCAATACTTCACACGTTGAATATGAAACAGCAAATCGTCACTATGCACACGTTGACTGCCCAGGCCATGCTGACTACGTTAAAAACATGATCACTGGTGCTGCTCAAATGGACGGAGCTATCTTAGTAGTTTCTGCATCTGACGGACCTATGCCACAAACTCGTGAGCATATCTTACTTTCTAACCAAGTTGGTGTTGGATATATCGTTGTATTCATGAACAAATGTGACATGGTTGATGACGAAGAATTACTTGAATTAGTAGAAATGGATATTCGTGACTTATTAAGCGAATATAACTTCCCTGGAGATGATACTCCAGTAATCCAAGGTTCAGCTTTAAAAGCTCTTGAAGGAGATGCTGGTTATGAAGCGAAAATTCTTGAATTGATGGAAGCTGTTGATACTTATATCCCAACTCCAGAACGCGATACTGACAAACCATTCTTAATGCCAGTTGAAGATGTATTAACAATCACTGGACGTGGAACAGTTGCTACAGGACGTGTTGAGCGTGGACAAATCAACTTGAACGACAACGTTGAAATCGTAGGTTTCGGTGAAACTCGTACAGTTGTAGTTACAGGAATCGAAATGTTCCGTAAATTATTAGACTTCGCTGAAGCAGGAGACAATATCGGAGCATTGCTTCGTGGGGTTGACCGTAACGAAATCGAACGTGGACAAGTATTATCTAAACCAGGTTCAGTTACACCACACAAAAAATTCAAAGCACAAGTTTATGTTTTGAGTAAAGAAGAAGGTGGACGTCATACTCCATTCTTCAATAACTATCGTCCTCAATTTTATTTCCGTACAACTGACGTAACAGGTGTTGTTACATTACCAGAAGGTACAGAAATGGTTATGCCAGGCGACAACGTTGAAATGATCGTTGAATTGATCACTACAATCGCGGTAGAAAACGGAACTAAGTTCTCAATCCGTGAAGGTGGACGTACTGTAGGTGCGGGTTCAGTTGTTGAAATCATGGAATAA
- a CDS encoding metallophosphoesterase: protein MWNTRYFEINEHEIESERLPEHFAGFSIMQISDLHDKEYGADNELLLAAIRAHRTDIFVVTGDLYDHEERVALHLMSELVKLGPTYYCTGNHEARVEPAYLAVEAEMRKLGVHVLRNEAEVIERGNDRLIIAGVDDPEFYLKTIDDSVVINDEIQEALAMVKPGFTVLLSHRPELFADYVANHIDVVFSGHAHGGQIRLPFKPFKEGIASVNQGLAPKYTAGIHTMNQTNMVVSRGLTNHVWLPRIMNPAELVIVRLQIKKVAE, encoded by the coding sequence ATGTGGAATACAAGATATTTTGAGATTAATGAACATGAAATTGAATCTGAACGTTTGCCGGAGCATTTCGCCGGATTTTCGATTATGCAGATTTCTGATTTACATGATAAAGAATATGGTGCTGATAATGAGCTGTTGTTAGCGGCAATTCGTGCTCATCGCACCGATATTTTTGTGGTGACCGGAGATTTGTATGATCATGAAGAGCGAGTTGCTTTGCATTTGATGAGTGAACTGGTGAAATTGGGACCTACTTATTATTGTACCGGCAATCATGAGGCTCGGGTTGAACCGGCTTATTTGGCAGTTGAAGCAGAGATGCGCAAGCTTGGTGTTCATGTGTTGCGGAATGAAGCCGAGGTTATTGAGCGTGGCAATGATCGATTGATTATTGCCGGGGTTGATGATCCTGAGTTTTATTTGAAAACAATTGATGATTCGGTCGTTATTAATGATGAAATACAGGAGGCTTTGGCAATGGTTAAGCCTGGTTTTACGGTGTTGCTGAGTCACAGACCGGAGTTGTTTGCTGATTATGTTGCCAATCATATTGATGTAGTATTTTCCGGTCATGCACATGGCGGGCAGATTCGTTTGCCTTTTAAACCATTTAAAGAAGGTATAGCATCGGTAAATCAGGGATTAGCACCTAAATATACAGCGGGAATTCATACTATGAATCAGACTAATATGGTTGTTAGTCGTGGTTTGACTAATCATGTTTGGCTGCCACGAATCATGAATCCGGCTGAGTTAGTTATTGTTCGTTTGCAGATAAAAAAAGTAGCCGAATAA
- the uvrA gene encoding excinuclease ABC subunit UvrA encodes MSQEYIVVKGARENNLKNIDINVPKNQLVVMTGLSGSGKTSLAFDTIYAEGQRRYVESLSAYARQFLGNAEKPDVDTIEGLSPAISIDQKTTGRNPRSTVGTMTEIYDYLRLLFARVGVPYCPNHHIRIEAQSVQEMVDRLLQYPEATKMQVLAPVVDGQKGTHVKVLDQLRKDGYIRLRINGEMMMIDDNIQLEKNKRHTIEVVVDRIAIKSGIESRLFDSLETALKLAHGRIKVDVIGDQELIFSEQFACPICGFTVGELEPRLFSFNSPFGACPTCKGLGVDLKVDPELILKHKNLTVAENLRKVSNGMGWSPESIYYSMLRQTCESLGIDLSKKIEDFTKKELDVILYGSNKLIDYEFQTESGRVHQRRDTFEGLVPNLERRYGETTSEWVREQIRGCMSEQSCPDCHGLRLSPQALSVIVDKRNIAEVTSLSVEDALHYVKHLELNERERKIANLIVKEIRDRLTFLENVGIGYLNLSRMAATLSGGESQRIRLATQIGSRLTGVTYVLDEPSIGLHQRDNDRLIETLQGMRDLGNSVIVVEHDEDTMLAADTLIDIGPRAGVHGGEVVAMGTPEEVMKNKNSITGQYLSGKEYIPLPKARRQGNGQTIKVVGATENNLKDINVEFPLGTLTCITGVSGSGKSTLIHDILYRSLSSHFYSSKEKPGAHKKIEGLDQLEKVIDIDQSAIGRTPRSNPATYTGVFDDIRDLFAQTNEAKMRGYQKGRFSFNVKGGRCEACQGDGIVKIEMHFLPDVYVPCDVCHGKRYNRETLDIRYKGKNIFEVLDMTIDEGLEFFDKIPKIKRRLQTIVDVGLGYVKLGQSATTLSGGEAQRVKLSSELHRRSNGRSIYILDEPTTGLHIDDVKRLIEVLQRIVDTGDTVIVIEHNLEVVKVADHIIDLGPEGGDRGGQVIATGTPEEVAQVKGSYTGLYLAKILERDKDHPRI; translated from the coding sequence ATGAGTCAAGAATATATAGTGGTAAAAGGTGCTCGTGAGAACAATTTAAAGAACATTGATATTAATGTTCCGAAGAACCAATTGGTGGTCATGACCGGACTATCTGGTTCGGGAAAAACTTCATTGGCATTCGATACTATTTACGCAGAGGGGCAACGTCGTTATGTTGAATCATTATCAGCATATGCGCGGCAATTTTTAGGGAATGCTGAAAAACCCGATGTTGATACAATAGAAGGTCTTTCGCCGGCAATTTCGATTGACCAAAAAACAACAGGTCGTAACCCGCGGTCAACCGTGGGAACGATGACCGAAATTTATGATTATTTACGGTTATTATTTGCTCGTGTTGGTGTACCTTATTGTCCGAACCATCATATTCGGATTGAAGCGCAGTCAGTACAGGAAATGGTAGACCGTTTATTGCAATATCCAGAAGCAACTAAAATGCAGGTTTTAGCACCGGTTGTTGACGGACAAAAAGGAACGCATGTTAAAGTTTTAGACCAATTACGGAAAGACGGATATATTCGTTTGCGTATTAATGGTGAAATGATGATGATTGATGACAATATCCAGCTTGAGAAAAACAAGCGCCACACTATTGAAGTAGTCGTGGACCGGATAGCAATCAAAAGCGGCATTGAGTCACGATTATTTGATTCATTGGAAACGGCATTGAAACTTGCTCATGGGCGAATTAAGGTTGATGTTATTGGTGATCAGGAATTAATCTTCAGTGAACAATTCGCTTGTCCGATTTGTGGATTTACAGTTGGTGAGTTAGAACCAAGATTATTCTCGTTCAACTCTCCTTTTGGTGCTTGTCCTACATGTAAAGGTCTTGGTGTTGACTTAAAAGTTGACCCCGAGTTAATTTTAAAACACAAAAATTTAACTGTTGCAGAAAACTTACGTAAAGTTTCTAATGGTATGGGCTGGTCACCGGAATCAATCTATTATTCAATGTTGCGACAAACTTGTGAATCACTAGGTATTGATTTAAGTAAGAAGATTGAAGATTTCACTAAAAAAGAATTAGATGTTATTTTATATGGCTCAAATAAATTGATTGATTATGAGTTCCAGACTGAGTCTGGACGGGTACATCAACGACGTGATACTTTTGAAGGTTTGGTACCAAACCTGGAACGTCGGTATGGTGAAACAACCAGCGAATGGGTTCGTGAACAGATTCGCGGTTGTATGAGTGAACAATCATGTCCTGATTGTCACGGGTTGCGGCTTTCGCCGCAAGCGTTGTCGGTTATCGTTGATAAACGCAATATTGCGGAAGTGACTTCACTTTCAGTTGAGGATGCCTTGCACTATGTGAAGCATTTAGAGCTTAATGAGCGGGAACGCAAGATTGCCAACCTGATCGTTAAGGAGATTCGTGATCGCTTGACGTTCCTTGAGAATGTTGGGATTGGTTATTTGAATTTAAGCAGGATGGCAGCGACGCTTTCTGGTGGTGAGTCGCAACGGATCCGTTTGGCGACGCAAATCGGATCGCGCTTGACCGGAGTTACTTATGTACTTGATGAACCGTCAATCGGCTTACATCAGCGTGATAATGACCGTTTGATTGAAACCTTACAAGGCATGCGTGACCTGGGCAACAGCGTTATTGTTGTTGAACATGATGAAGATACGATGTTAGCGGCAGATACTTTAATTGATATCGGACCGCGTGCCGGAGTTCATGGTGGTGAAGTTGTTGCCATGGGGACACCGGAAGAGGTTATGAAAAACAAGAATTCAATTACCGGGCAATACTTGTCAGGTAAGGAATATATTCCGCTTCCTAAGGCGCGCCGCCAAGGGAACGGACAAACGATAAAGGTTGTTGGGGCAACTGAAAATAACTTGAAAGATATTAATGTTGAGTTTCCATTAGGAACATTGACTTGTATTACCGGTGTTTCTGGTTCAGGAAAATCAACCTTAATCCATGACATCTTATATCGTTCACTTTCAAGCCACTTTTATTCTTCGAAAGAGAAGCCAGGTGCGCATAAGAAAATTGAAGGTTTGGATCAATTGGAAAAAGTTATTGATATTGACCAGTCAGCAATTGGCCGGACACCACGATCAAATCCGGCGACATATACCGGAGTATTCGATGATATTCGTGACTTATTTGCACAAACAAATGAGGCGAAGATGCGTGGTTATCAAAAAGGACGCTTCTCATTTAATGTTAAGGGCGGTCGTTGTGAAGCCTGTCAAGGTGACGGGATAGTTAAGATTGAAATGCACTTCTTACCAGATGTTTATGTTCCATGCGATGTCTGTCATGGAAAACGTTATAACCGTGAAACACTGGATATTCGCTATAAAGGTAAAAATATTTTTGAAGTTTTAGATATGACGATTGATGAAGGATTAGAATTCTTTGATAAAATTCCTAAAATTAAACGTCGTTTACAAACAATTGTTGATGTTGGACTTGGTTATGTAAAATTAGGTCAGTCAGCAACAACGCTTTCTGGTGGGGAAGCACAACGGGTGAAACTCTCAAGTGAGCTGCACCGTCGTTCTAACGGCCGCAGTATTTATATTCTTGATGAGCCAACAACCGGACTTCATATTGATGATGTGAAGCGCCTGATTGAAGTATTGCAACGAATTGTTGATACTGGCGATACGGTAATTGTTATTGAGCATAATCTTGAAGTTGTAAAAGTAGCCGATCATATTATTGACTTAGGGCCTGAAGGCGGGGACCGTGGTGGACAAGTGATTGCTACCGGTACACCTGAAGAAGTTGCTCAAGTAAAAGGCTCATATACCGGGTTATACTTGGCAAAAATTCTTGAACGGGATAAAGATCATCCGCGGATTTAA
- a CDS encoding flavodoxin family protein has product MSGKALIVVYSYHHGNTAKVAQAMAKTAHAEVKQIDEVTEDDILNCTLLGLGAGIDSAKHYQPMLDFAETLPAAGGQKVFLFSTAALASEKKMVSDHNTLRDIVTKKGYKVAGEFSCKGYNTNSFLKFIGGMNKRHPDAEDLRAAENFIDTLID; this is encoded by the coding sequence ATGAGTGGTAAAGCGTTAATAGTTGTTTATTCATATCATCATGGCAATACTGCTAAAGTTGCACAAGCAATGGCGAAGACAGCTCATGCAGAAGTGAAGCAAATTGATGAAGTCACTGAAGATGACATCTTGAATTGCACTTTGCTTGGGCTAGGTGCCGGCATTGATAGTGCCAAACATTATCAGCCGATGCTGGATTTTGCTGAAACGCTCCCGGCAGCTGGTGGACAAAAAGTATTCTTGTTTTCTACTGCGGCTTTAGCGAGTGAGAAGAAGATGGTTAGTGACCATAACACCCTTCGTGATATTGTAACTAAAAAGGGTTATAAGGTTGCTGGCGAGTTCAGTTGCAAAGGATATAATACTAATAGTTTTTTGAAGTTTATCGGTGGAATGAATAAGCGTCATCCTGATGCTGAGGATTTGCGCGCTGCCGAAAATTTTATTGATACTCTGATTGACTGA
- a CDS encoding winged helix DNA-binding domain-containing protein, which translates to MDKEEIRTRRLLNQKILSSDLKTPQAVVAHMGAMQAQEYAMAKWAVGLRAPGLKDSDIEAAFNSGEILRTHILRPTWHFVAPADIRWLIALSAPRVQQQNAGYYRKVGVDEHLFAKANAVLEAKLSGGVQMTRTQLAEEFAAAGIEAKGMALAYLLMNAELCGLICSGARVGKQFTYAWLDDVVPTTAPLAHEEALAMLSERYFASRGPATVHDFANWSGLTLSDARLGARLLDASFAVVTFDGKDYIFRDNGMSLEGLKATTFLMPDYDEYGMSYKDRSALSAGSELVASQSDYSHWLVAEGMIAGTWEKQVKGKHTAAIVKPLVTIASEEVVDAAVQRYCDFWE; encoded by the coding sequence ATGGATAAGGAAGAAATACGAACACGCAGATTGTTAAACCAGAAAATTTTGTCATCAGACTTGAAAACGCCACAAGCAGTAGTCGCTCATATGGGTGCAATGCAAGCGCAAGAATATGCAATGGCTAAATGGGCTGTTGGTCTGCGGGCGCCGGGATTGAAAGATAGCGATATTGAAGCAGCTTTTAATAGCGGCGAGATACTTCGAACGCATATCTTGCGTCCGACCTGGCATTTCGTTGCTCCAGCGGATATTCGTTGGCTCATTGCATTGAGTGCACCTCGAGTACAACAGCAGAATGCCGGTTATTATCGTAAGGTCGGTGTTGATGAGCATTTGTTTGCCAAGGCAAATGCGGTGCTTGAAGCCAAGTTAAGCGGTGGTGTGCAGATGACGCGTACGCAGCTTGCTGAGGAGTTTGCGGCGGCAGGAATTGAAGCTAAAGGCATGGCACTTGCTTATTTGTTGATGAATGCTGAGCTTTGCGGACTTATCTGTAGTGGTGCGCGCGTGGGCAAGCAGTTTACTTATGCATGGCTTGATGATGTGGTGCCAACAACTGCTCCGTTGGCGCACGAAGAAGCGTTAGCGATGTTGTCAGAGCGCTATTTCGCCAGTCGTGGTCCGGCAACGGTGCATGATTTTGCTAACTGGTCAGGACTTACATTAAGCGACGCACGTTTAGGCGCTAGACTGCTTGATGCTTCCTTTGCGGTTGTGACTTTTGATGGCAAAGATTACATTTTCAGGGATAATGGGATGTCATTAGAGGGCTTAAAGGCAACAACGTTTTTGATGCCTGATTATGATGAGTATGGCATGAGCTATAAAGATCGCAGTGCGCTTTCAGCCGGCAGCGAGCTAGTTGCCAGCCAGTCAGATTATAGTCATTGGCTGGTTGCTGAGGGTATGATTGCCGGCACTTGGGAGAAGCAGGTAAAGGGTAAGCACACAGCAGCTATTGTAAAGCCGCTGGTTACAATTGCCAGTGAAGAAGTGGTCGATGCTGCGGTACAACGATACTGTGATTTCTGGGAGTGA
- the rpsL gene encoding 30S ribosomal protein S12: protein MPTINQLVRKGRESKVRKTKAPALGVGINSLKKKQTEVNSPQKRGVCTRVGTMTPKKPNSALRKYARVRLSNSIEVTAYIPGEGHNLQEHSVVLIRGGRIKDLPGVRYRIIRGALDTAGVNNRKQSRSRYGTKRPK, encoded by the coding sequence ATGCCTACAATCAATCAACTTGTTCGCAAAGGCCGTGAATCAAAAGTAAGAAAAACAAAAGCTCCAGCGTTAGGTGTTGGAATTAACAGCTTGAAAAAGAAACAAACTGAAGTAAATTCACCGCAAAAACGTGGCGTATGTACTCGTGTTGGTACAATGACACCGAAGAAACCAAACTCGGCGCTTCGTAAATATGCCCGTGTGCGTTTATCAAATAGTATTGAAGTTACAGCGTATATTCCTGGTGAAGGACACAACCTTCAAGAACATAGTGTTGTGTTAATCCGTGGAGGACGTATCAAAGACTTACCTGGGGTACGTTACCGTATTATCCGTGGTGCACTTGATACTGCTGGGGTTAATAACCGTAAGCAATCACGTTCACGTTATGGTACTAAACGTCCTAAGTAA
- a CDS encoding helix-turn-helix transcriptional regulator, which produces MAEKLHIINHIRKLRFFADEMTQLELAEKAGVSRQTIVALEAGKYSPSLELAFKIANVFAVPIGEVFECQPKNSEVIK; this is translated from the coding sequence ATGGCAGAAAAGTTGCATATAATTAATCATATTCGCAAGCTACGCTTTTTCGCTGATGAAATGACGCAACTGGAATTGGCGGAAAAGGCTGGTGTTTCGCGGCAAACAATTGTTGCACTTGAAGCCGGTAAATACTCGCCATCACTTGAACTTGCTTTTAAGATTGCTAATGTATTTGCGGTGCCGATTGGTGAGGTTTTTGAATGTCAGCCGAAAAATAGTGAGGTGATAAAATGA
- a CDS encoding MerR family transcriptional regulator — protein sequence MEYTVQKLAQLAGVSSRTLRYYDEVGILKPARINSSGYRIYGALEVERLQQILLYRELDVSLETIKSIMLDPQFDMQSALAHHLAQLLKKKMRLELLINNVEKTMAANKGDETMTDKERFEGLKQQQLADNEAKYGAEVREKYGEAAVAASNKMYANMSFEEHAEVERINDEMFVALKAGFATGDAGSEAAQQAADLHRQWLQFFWPEYSAEAHRGITQMYVDDERFATFYDKEQPGLAEFLRDAVLIYTSK from the coding sequence ATGGAGTATACAGTGCAGAAACTGGCGCAACTGGCAGGAGTGAGCAGCAGGACGCTGCGTTATTATGATGAAGTTGGTATTTTGAAGCCGGCACGAATTAATTCATCCGGTTATCGGATTTATGGTGCTCTTGAGGTTGAGCGGTTGCAACAAATTTTATTATATCGCGAGCTTGATGTCAGTTTGGAGACGATTAAGTCAATTATGTTGGATCCACAATTTGATATGCAGTCAGCATTGGCACATCATCTCGCTCAGTTGCTGAAAAAGAAAATGCGGTTAGAGTTACTTATTAATAATGTTGAGAAAACGATGGCTGCCAATAAAGGAGATGAAACTATGACTGATAAAGAACGTTTTGAAGGATTGAAGCAGCAACAGTTGGCTGATAATGAGGCTAAGTATGGTGCTGAGGTTCGTGAAAAATATGGTGAAGCGGCAGTGGCGGCTTCAAATAAGATGTATGCCAATATGTCGTTTGAAGAGCATGCCGAGGTTGAGCGTATTAATGATGAAATGTTTGTGGCGCTTAAAGCAGGCTTTGCGACTGGCGATGCCGGGAGCGAAGCGGCGCAACAGGCGGCTGATCTACATCGCCAATGGCTGCAGTTTTTTTGGCCGGAATATAGTGCAGAGGCACATCGAGGGATTACCCAGATGTATGTTGATGATGAGCGGTTTGCGACTTTCTATGATAAGGAGCAGCCGGGCTTAGCTGAGTTTTTGCGTGATGCAGTTTTGATTTATACGAGTAAATAG
- the fusA gene encoding elongation factor G, with protein sequence MGRKFSLEKTRNIGIMAHIDAGKTTTTERILFYTGRIHKIGETHEGASQMDWMEQEQERGITITSAATTAEWKDHRVNIIDTPGHVDFTIEVERSLRVLDGAVAVLDAQSGVEPQTETVWRQATTYEVPRIVFINKMDKIGADFNYSVGTLHDRLAANAHPIQLPIGAENTFTGMIDLVEMHALFYEDELGNDPHIKEIPADMLAEAEEARANLVEAVAELNEDLMEKYLEGEEITKEELKAGIRKATLAVQFYPVVCGTAFKNKGVQPMLDAVIDYLPAPTDIPAIKGTLPNGEEAERHASDSEPFSALAFKIMTDPYVGKLTFFRVYSGVLKSGSYVLNATKGKKERIGRILQMHANSREEISEVYAGDIASAVGLKDTTTGDSLTDEKHEIILETIHIPEPVIQVAIEPKSKADQDKMGIALSKLTEEDPTFRAETNSETGQTIIAGMGELHLDVLVDRMRREFNVEATVGAPQVAYRETFRQAAEVEGKFVRQSGGRGQYGHVWVKFEPQEEGAGYEFVDAVVGGVVPREYINSVDAGIRNAMEGGVLAGFPLVDIKATLFDGSYHDVDSSQMAFEIAASMALKAAATKCKAVLLEPIMKVEVIIPEEYMGDIMGDITSRRGRVDGMEARGNAQVVRAFVPLAEMFGYATTLRSLTQGRGVYVMQFDHYEDLPKSLAEEAIKKVKG encoded by the coding sequence ATGGGACGTAAGTTTTCACTAGAAAAAACACGTAATATCGGGATTATGGCCCACATCGATGCTGGGAAAACGACAACAACAGAACGTATTTTGTTCTATACTGGTCGTATTCACAAAATTGGTGAGACTCATGAAGGTGCATCTCAGATGGACTGGATGGAGCAAGAACAAGAACGCGGGATTACAATTACTTCGGCAGCTACAACTGCTGAGTGGAAAGACCACCGTGTAAATATTATCGATACCCCAGGTCACGTTGACTTCACTATTGAAGTTGAACGTTCATTACGTGTACTTGATGGCGCAGTTGCCGTTTTGGATGCTCAATCTGGTGTTGAGCCGCAAACAGAAACTGTTTGGCGTCAAGCAACAACTTATGAAGTACCACGTATCGTATTTATTAATAAGATGGATAAAATCGGTGCTGATTTCAACTACTCTGTTGGAACATTACATGACCGTCTTGCAGCGAATGCACACCCTATCCAATTACCGATTGGTGCGGAAAATACATTCACTGGTATGATCGATTTAGTTGAAATGCATGCTTTATTTTATGAAGATGAATTAGGAAATGATCCTCATATTAAAGAAATTCCTGCTGATATGTTAGCAGAAGCTGAAGAGGCTCGCGCGAACTTAGTTGAAGCAGTTGCAGAATTAAACGAAGATTTAATGGAAAAATACCTTGAAGGTGAAGAAATCACTAAGGAAGAACTGAAAGCAGGTATCCGTAAGGCTACACTTGCAGTTCAATTCTACCCAGTAGTTTGTGGTACAGCCTTCAAAAATAAAGGTGTTCAGCCAATGCTTGATGCAGTAATTGATTACTTGCCGGCACCAACTGATATTCCTGCGATTAAAGGTACTTTACCAAATGGTGAAGAAGCTGAGCGTCACGCTTCAGACTCTGAACCATTCTCAGCATTAGCATTTAAGATTATGACTGACCCGTATGTAGGGAAATTAACATTCTTCCGTGTATACTCAGGTGTCTTAAAATCAGGATCTTATGTACTGAATGCAACTAAAGGTAAAAAAGAACGTATCGGACGTATCTTACAGATGCATGCGAACAGTCGTGAAGAAATCAGCGAAGTATACGCTGGGGATATCGCTTCTGCTGTAGGTTTGAAAGATACTACGACTGGTGACTCATTAACTGATGAGAAACATGAAATCATTCTTGAGACTATCCATATTCCGGAACCGGTTATCCAGGTAGCTATTGAACCAAAATCAAAAGCTGACCAAGATAAAATGGGTATTGCTTTATCTAAATTAACTGAAGAGGATCCAACTTTCCGTGCGGAAACAAACTCTGAAACCGGACAAACAATTATTGCTGGTATGGGTGAGTTACACTTGGATGTTCTTGTAGACCGTATGCGTCGTGAATTCAACGTTGAGGCTACTGTTGGTGCTCCTCAGGTTGCTTATCGTGAAACATTCCGTCAAGCAGCTGAAGTTGAAGGTAAGTTCGTTCGCCAATCTGGTGGACGTGGACAATATGGACACGTTTGGGTTAAATTTGAACCACAAGAAGAAGGTGCTGGATACGAATTCGTTGATGCTGTAGTTGGTGGGGTTGTTCCTCGTGAATACATTAACTCAGTTGATGCTGGTATCCGTAATGCTATGGAAGGCGGCGTTCTTGCCGGATTCCCATTAGTAGATATTAAAGCAACTTTATTCGATGGTTCTTACCATGATGTCGATTCATCGCAAATGGCGTTCGAAATCGCTGCAAGTATGGCTTTGAAAGCTGCTGCTACAAAATGTAAGGCAGTATTGTTAGAGCCAATTATGAAAGTTGAAGTTATTATTCCGGAAGAGTACATGGGAGATATTATGGGTGACATTACATCTCGTCGTGGACGCGTTGACGGAATGGAAGCTCGCGGAAACGCTCAAGTTGTTCGTGCTTTCGTACCACTTGCAGAAATGTTTGGTTATGCAACTACACTTCGTTCATTGACTCAAGGTCGTGGCGTTTATGTAATGCAATTTGACCATTACGAAGACCTGCCAAAATCATTGGCAGAAGAAGCAATTAAAAAAGTGAAAGGATAG